A portion of the Armatimonadota bacterium genome contains these proteins:
- a CDS encoding AAA-like domain-containing protein, which yields MDQEGPYFRPGGTLDPASPSYIERAADRQLLSALLAHEYVYLLDSRQKGKSSLVARTIEKLQEAGVTTIKLDLQRIGANVTPDQWYAGILVSVGQQLGNSKELFDYWQAHQMVGPLARFIGTLHEVLLANTSGPIVFFIDEIDFVRALPFSTDEFFAGIRDCYNRRSESESFQRLTFCLVGVATPGQLIRNPEVTPFNVGQRIELSDFGLEEIRSYGAELETPERDGAQLIARVHYWLNGHPYLTQVLCSHIAADKSIRSPGAVDRLVRAVFLSPESRQSEPNFADVERRILEPNLPDLAPDESRAQVLDLYGKLLRNKSVEKSAENPIVATLRLAGVGLEDRHTLVVRNRLYRIVFNEKWRRQSLPDAESRRVRGAARLAVLRTALVAGAIVIGTSSVAVAMWRLSRDKSRANIALSQQSRELERAAGEREQALKDLKLRNTELTEISDERQRALSRLETQTRELLRLSQEKEEALVSLRKKTEDLTYSDYIGKIAAAESELQINRWTELPSIIKETENNPNRGWEWGHFALAVHYGTREDAFTKWSVIESRANGDPSVVTQVGVYEIRSGRYVRTLSFPISRPVTPQFRSGNYRVMCVESTRGSAIFDAKTNKQLTKDRAYSTIFDLEPRRRLYLISEPETSDAVQLRTIDGDKLICAYAGPVEARAARILPDGSIIGIFATEKDNVGEVRHWDRAGKLLDSAPSDQQWANYGNGLTVSSDGKMYAAWGHNVKVEIRAVQGHRRICALPDFQRTVTDLRFSDDGRRVLVGCEDGIVYLFEVETGKIVSRLYGSHAAIRSIAFLNSGTGYAALDGRGFLRTWNAVPEEGTKSYLEPGTRATQATVDAKGRALLTVLDDRRLATRDLLTGDSKVVPIANPEQVAVISLAQGCDQYFLARNNGTIERVSGLTLKQAARNRIFSSKPTRIDFLRGAKRLFVATEDRRFALLDSTSLSLVARIEPRAIHKPEDSNGVDLNDTFAFDQETPQFATYVATVGKVQIYSSQTGKLINEWDPGRPVLCMTFVNGGKQLVASLASAWWVRDGQTVIFDVRTGRRSFEFKHPAQTVNLLEYAPKTRRLAGKTSDQREGDRVVYVWNFDTRRLIGELSTPFFITKLSFSPDGDRILTHSANNATRLWDSGTGQELFRLPVNGFAQFSVDGRRIIQLQPDGGVRVWNSLPWRTSQKRGSK from the coding sequence ATGGATCAGGAGGGACCTTACTTTCGGCCCGGTGGCACGCTAGATCCAGCTTCGCCAAGCTACATCGAGCGGGCAGCAGACCGCCAGTTGCTGTCGGCGCTACTAGCGCACGAGTACGTCTACCTCCTCGACTCACGCCAAAAGGGAAAGTCGTCGCTGGTTGCAAGGACGATCGAGAAGCTGCAGGAAGCAGGCGTGACGACCATCAAGCTCGATCTCCAGCGGATTGGCGCGAACGTCACACCTGACCAGTGGTATGCAGGCATCCTGGTCAGCGTGGGACAACAGCTGGGAAACTCGAAAGAACTCTTTGATTACTGGCAAGCGCACCAAATGGTCGGACCCCTTGCGCGATTCATCGGTACTCTCCACGAGGTCTTGTTAGCGAATACAAGCGGCCCAATTGTCTTCTTTATCGACGAAATTGACTTTGTGCGCGCATTGCCCTTTTCGACCGACGAGTTTTTTGCTGGCATCCGCGACTGCTACAACCGTCGTTCGGAATCCGAATCCTTCCAACGATTGACTTTCTGTCTGGTCGGCGTCGCAACACCCGGTCAACTCATCCGCAATCCGGAAGTAACCCCCTTTAACGTAGGGCAACGCATTGAACTCTCGGACTTTGGGCTCGAGGAAATCCGCAGCTATGGGGCAGAGCTCGAGACTCCGGAGAGGGATGGTGCCCAGCTCATCGCGAGGGTCCATTATTGGCTGAACGGGCACCCTTACCTCACTCAGGTCCTCTGCAGCCACATCGCGGCAGACAAGTCAATCCGGTCCCCTGGAGCAGTAGACCGTTTGGTGCGAGCAGTCTTCTTATCACCCGAATCAAGGCAGAGTGAGCCCAATTTCGCCGATGTGGAGCGACGAATTCTCGAGCCGAACCTGCCAGACCTTGCTCCTGATGAAAGTCGTGCACAGGTGCTTGATCTGTACGGCAAACTCCTACGAAACAAAAGCGTTGAGAAGTCGGCAGAGAACCCAATCGTGGCCACTCTGCGACTCGCTGGAGTTGGTCTTGAAGATAGACACACACTGGTTGTACGAAATCGGCTCTATCGAATCGTCTTCAACGAGAAGTGGCGGCGTCAAAGCCTGCCAGACGCCGAATCACGACGTGTTCGAGGTGCGGCGAGGCTTGCGGTTTTACGGACCGCCTTGGTCGCTGGGGCAATCGTGATCGGCACATCAAGTGTTGCTGTCGCGATGTGGAGGCTATCGCGCGACAAGTCAAGGGCGAACATTGCCCTGAGTCAGCAAAGCAGGGAACTTGAGCGGGCTGCCGGAGAAAGAGAACAAGCCCTTAAGGACCTCAAACTCAGGAACACCGAGCTTACGGAGATATCAGACGAGCGCCAGCGTGCCTTGAGCAGGCTGGAAACTCAAACCCGTGAACTGCTGCGTCTCTCGCAAGAGAAGGAAGAGGCGCTTGTAAGCCTCCGGAAGAAGACTGAGGACCTGACCTATTCCGACTATATCGGGAAGATCGCCGCTGCCGAAAGTGAACTCCAGATCAATCGGTGGACCGAGCTTCCAAGCATCATTAAGGAAACCGAGAACAACCCGAATCGTGGTTGGGAATGGGGGCATTTCGCGCTAGCGGTGCACTACGGTACGCGGGAAGACGCATTCACCAAGTGGAGCGTCATCGAGTCCCGGGCCAATGGAGACCCTTCGGTCGTCACGCAAGTCGGCGTCTATGAAATCCGGTCTGGCCGATACGTTCGAACTCTCTCTTTCCCTATCAGCCGTCCAGTAACACCACAGTTCCGCAGTGGCAACTATCGCGTGATGTGCGTCGAATCGACGCGGGGCAGCGCCATTTTTGATGCGAAGACCAACAAACAACTGACAAAGGATCGAGCTTATTCTACGATCTTCGACTTGGAACCTCGTCGACGACTCTATCTCATCTCTGAGCCGGAGACGAGTGACGCTGTTCAGCTTCGTACGATTGACGGGGACAAGCTGATTTGCGCCTATGCTGGACCCGTAGAGGCGCGAGCAGCCCGGATCCTTCCCGACGGCTCCATCATCGGGATTTTCGCGACCGAAAAGGACAACGTCGGCGAAGTTCGACATTGGGATCGTGCCGGCAAACTCCTGGATTCAGCTCCTTCCGATCAGCAATGGGCGAACTACGGGAATGGCCTAACGGTGAGCTCCGACGGCAAGATGTACGCAGCCTGGGGACACAACGTCAAGGTCGAAATACGAGCAGTTCAGGGGCACCGTAGGATTTGCGCTCTGCCTGACTTTCAGCGCACCGTAACGGACCTGCGGTTCTCTGATGATGGCAGGAGAGTCTTGGTGGGATGTGAAGACGGGATCGTGTACCTGTTTGAGGTTGAGACCGGAAAGATAGTGTCACGATTGTACGGAAGCCACGCGGCGATCAGGAGTATTGCCTTTCTGAACTCAGGCACGGGATATGCGGCACTGGACGGCAGAGGATTCCTAAGAACCTGGAATGCCGTTCCGGAAGAAGGAACCAAGTCCTACTTGGAACCTGGAACACGTGCGACGCAGGCCACTGTCGATGCAAAAGGGAGGGCGCTGTTGACGGTTCTCGACGATCGTAGGTTGGCCACCAGGGATCTCTTGACCGGCGACTCAAAGGTGGTGCCGATCGCCAACCCAGAGCAGGTTGCCGTGATATCGCTGGCCCAAGGCTGCGACCAGTACTTCCTTGCTCGGAACAACGGAACCATCGAGCGGGTCTCTGGACTCACTCTAAAGCAGGCCGCTCGGAACCGGATCTTCTCTTCAAAGCCGACACGCATCGATTTCTTGCGCGGGGCAAAGCGGCTATTCGTCGCCACAGAGGATCGCAGGTTTGCGCTTCTGGATTCGACGTCACTCAGTTTGGTCGCCCGCATTGAACCACGAGCGATCCACAAACCAGAGGACTCGAACGGCGTCGACCTCAATGACACGTTCGCCTTCGACCAGGAAACCCCACAGTTCGCAACCTATGTCGCGACCGTCGGGAAGGTCCAGATCTACTCCTCTCAAACCGGAAAGCTCATCAACGAGTGGGATCCAGGTCGGCCAGTGTTGTGCATGACCTTTGTGAATGGCGGCAAGCAACTTGTGGCCTCCCTCGCTTCGGCCTGGTGGGTCAGAGACGGGCAAACCGTGATTTTCGACGTTCGAACTGGACGCCGCTCATTTGAATTCAAGCACCCAGCGCAGACCGTAAATCTCCTCGAATACGCTCCAAAGACAAGGCGCCTTGCAGGCAAGACAAGCGATCAAAGGGAAGGCGACCGGGTGGTTTACGTCTGGAATTTCGACACACGACGGCTGATTGGCGAGCTTTCCACCCCATTCTTCATCACAAAGCTATCCTTCTCGCCGGATGGCGATCGGATTCTTACTCATTCTGCAAACAACGCGACTCGCCTTTGGGACAGTGGCACGGGTCAAGAGTTGTTCAGGCTGCCCGTGAACGGCTTTGCGCAGTTTTCGGTTGATGGTCGACGCATCATTCAGTTGCAGCCCGACGGCGGAGTGCGAGTGTGGAACAGCCTGCCATGGCGGACCTCACAGAAGCGTGGTTCGAAGTAG
- a CDS encoding carbohydrate binding family 9 domain-containing protein, with amino-acid sequence MGERAFRVGWLGLAASILSSLASAQAAKTMPAVQLATPPTIDGTLSSGEWSKAARGDGFWDPFSGKPAEDATEVYVGYDKSALYIAFYCHDRNPEQIIAREIRPGASLDGEDSVVVRIDPFFTRQSESVDRFLVNAIGTRSEDISSGRAAKREWRGEWDAKVGRVADGWTAEIRIPWTVLTYPSDASKMSINFVRFYGRGRNREIWSNMGPNFRGEYEGIWEGVQPPKPPAPKPLFLGYALGQADKDSKTVKGDIGLDIKYQPSPQMTIIGTLNPDFKNVEQQVERAQFTRSERYLEDSRPFFAEGSGQFYLSEQYGVGRLFYSRRIRDFDAGAKVYGRLNPKISLSALATTGVGGEQNAVFNLRHVLPNGGDAGIFGTVHKGGGRDDTVLGGSFNRRFGNYELNFESMRETDTEAGGSAGSYGIGYTVPKFFLGLRRVTITENFDPALSYIQFGDKKGNWLYTEYRYSWNGQWLKEVEVSFFADDFDRYSTGKSLMKGYDFFGTLTTRDKNQLEFSVENRSYEGISDKVSGLYFAFDPENRFRNASIGQTWGTRGGKAYRYYSLDVTRRLVGKLDAGLSVGIEDFTEGSRQYIGTIGWEFDAKRAITGRWVQTDGKSNGYVAYRSSGFAGNEWFVILGDPNAAKFKPTLTLKFVWPF; translated from the coding sequence ATGGGCGAGAGAGCTTTCCGCGTTGGGTGGCTGGGGCTGGCCGCGTCAATACTATCTTCCTTGGCGAGCGCGCAGGCGGCAAAGACGATGCCTGCCGTTCAGTTGGCCACGCCACCAACCATCGACGGAACGCTGAGTTCAGGGGAGTGGTCAAAGGCAGCCAGAGGAGATGGCTTCTGGGACCCCTTCAGCGGCAAACCCGCCGAAGACGCGACCGAGGTGTATGTCGGCTACGACAAGTCCGCGCTCTACATCGCGTTCTATTGTCACGATCGAAACCCAGAGCAGATCATCGCGCGCGAGATCAGGCCTGGCGCGAGCCTCGACGGCGAGGACTCGGTGGTGGTACGCATCGACCCGTTCTTCACTCGCCAGAGCGAGAGCGTCGACCGCTTCCTGGTGAATGCCATTGGGACTCGCTCGGAGGACATCTCGTCAGGGAGAGCCGCAAAGCGAGAATGGAGAGGGGAGTGGGATGCAAAAGTCGGCCGCGTAGCCGATGGCTGGACGGCCGAAATCAGAATCCCCTGGACCGTCCTAACGTATCCCTCCGACGCCTCGAAGATGTCGATCAACTTCGTTCGGTTCTATGGCAGGGGCCGCAACCGGGAAATCTGGAGCAACATGGGCCCCAACTTCCGGGGCGAGTATGAGGGCATTTGGGAAGGAGTTCAACCTCCTAAGCCTCCGGCACCGAAGCCGCTGTTTTTGGGCTACGCGCTCGGCCAGGCAGACAAGGATTCCAAGACCGTCAAGGGCGACATCGGCCTCGACATCAAGTATCAGCCGAGCCCGCAGATGACGATCATCGGGACCCTCAATCCGGATTTCAAAAACGTCGAACAGCAGGTCGAGCGCGCGCAGTTCACGCGATCCGAGCGGTATCTCGAAGACTCCAGACCGTTCTTCGCGGAGGGGTCCGGGCAATTCTATTTGTCCGAGCAGTATGGCGTCGGGCGGCTTTTCTATAGTCGGCGCATCCGCGACTTCGACGCCGGCGCCAAAGTCTACGGGAGGCTAAACCCCAAGATCAGCCTTTCCGCTCTGGCCACGACGGGAGTTGGCGGGGAGCAGAACGCCGTCTTCAACCTTAGGCACGTTCTGCCGAACGGTGGTGACGCCGGCATCTTTGGAACCGTCCACAAAGGCGGTGGCAGGGATGATACGGTGCTTGGAGGAAGCTTCAATCGGAGATTCGGCAACTACGAGTTGAACTTCGAATCGATGCGCGAGACCGATACTGAAGCGGGCGGTTCGGCGGGGTCCTATGGCATTGGCTACACGGTCCCGAAGTTCTTTCTCGGCTTGCGCAGGGTGACGATCACCGAGAACTTCGATCCAGCGCTAAGCTACATCCAGTTTGGCGACAAGAAAGGCAACTGGCTCTATACCGAGTACCGCTACTCGTGGAACGGCCAATGGCTGAAGGAAGTCGAGGTTTCCTTCTTCGCAGATGACTTCGACCGGTATTCAACCGGGAAGTCACTGATGAAAGGCTATGACTTCTTCGGCACGTTGACCACGAGGGATAAGAACCAGCTCGAGTTCTCCGTTGAGAACCGGTCCTATGAAGGAATCTCGGACAAAGTCAGCGGCCTCTACTTTGCGTTTGACCCCGAGAACCGGTTTCGCAATGCTTCGATAGGCCAAACCTGGGGCACACGTGGAGGCAAGGCCTATCGTTACTATTCGCTTGATGTCACGAGGCGCCTGGTCGGCAAACTTGACGCGGGTCTCTCGGTGGGCATCGAGGACTTTACGGAAGGGAGCCGGCAGTATATCGGGACAATCGGTTGGGAGTTCGATGCCAAGCGCGCGATCACTGGCCGTTGGGTCCAAACGGATGGAAAGTCGAACGGCTATGTCGCCTATCGAAGCAGCGGATTTGCAGGCAACGAGTGGTTCGTGATACTCGGCGACCCGAATGCTGCGAAATTCAAGCCTACGCTCACTCTGAAGTTTGTTTGGCCGTTCTAG
- a CDS encoding helix-turn-helix domain-containing protein, translating into MSSSAVDVTPENKRLLRIREVSERIGLSRTVTYKLIHGGQISATRIGHPTRFPAKSSEEWIRPLEGVS; encoded by the coding sequence GTGAGCTCCTCAGCTGTCGACGTCACTCCAGAAAACAAGCGCCTGCTGAGGATCAGGGAAGTGTCTGAGAGGATCGGCTTGAGCCGCACGGTTACCTACAAGTTGATCCATGGAGGGCAGATTTCGGCCACCCGCATTGGCCACCCTACGCGCTTCCCAGCCAAATCCTCGGAAGAGTGGATTAGGCCTCTGGAAGGCGTATCCTGA
- a CDS encoding phytanoyl-CoA dioxygenase family protein has translation MAQAMHADGFALIPNVLKPELVEEACRKIDGLQPFGFDAQGLTDHYKCVFNRDPFWLQFIDWPGVIDLAEATMGAECHIIGETAWRSHPGHNGWSPHTDRVFFELPEDVAPKVQVPIYLCTAHYYLSDIDEDLCPTYVIPGSHKSGQSLHWGKEPEPKWEGRTLEPVLCKAGDVLFFRSDLWHTGSLNKSKDRTRYLLQVHYSHRFIAQQFSPYISWQFNPEVLAACNERQLRLLGNHRQGAYD, from the coding sequence ATGGCGCAGGCGATGCACGCCGACGGCTTCGCGCTGATCCCCAATGTACTCAAGCCAGAGCTGGTCGAGGAGGCATGCCGCAAGATCGATGGCCTTCAGCCCTTCGGATTCGACGCCCAGGGCCTGACCGACCACTACAAATGCGTCTTCAACCGCGACCCGTTCTGGCTCCAGTTCATCGATTGGCCAGGCGTCATCGACCTCGCTGAGGCCACCATGGGTGCCGAATGCCACATTATCGGAGAGACCGCCTGGCGCAGCCATCCAGGGCACAACGGATGGTCGCCCCATACCGACCGGGTGTTCTTCGAGCTTCCCGAGGACGTCGCACCGAAGGTCCAGGTCCCGATCTACCTTTGCACCGCACACTACTACCTTTCCGATATCGACGAAGACCTTTGCCCGACCTATGTGATTCCTGGCAGCCACAAGTCCGGACAGTCGCTGCATTGGGGCAAGGAGCCCGAACCGAAGTGGGAGGGCCGCACCTTGGAGCCGGTGCTATGCAAGGCGGGCGACGTCCTGTTCTTTCGAAGCGACCTCTGGCATACAGGGAGTCTTAACAAGTCCAAGGACCGAACGAGATACCTGCTCCAGGTGCACTATTCGCACCGCTTTATCGCCCAGCAGTTCTCGCCTTATATCTCCTGGCAGTTCAACCCTGAGGTGCTGGCGGCGTGCAATGAGCGACAGCTCAGGCTTCTAGGCAACCATCGTCAGGGGGCGTATGACTAG
- a CDS encoding AAA-like domain-containing protein, translating into MWQIRMLGRFEVLSPDAVQASFRSRKAAALLALLALNKGREIANATLRDLLWPDSDGDRQAQCLRRAIADVRDAIEVGVERGAYMSTALSKTILSTSAFETDVERFLSLLEGGHPDQSENLRATEAIALYGGPLLLPIEADWVYPYRRQLEEVFCKTVESLCLSLAGSGQGVEAVRIANAAIVLAPQREEVFRASIRSYAAIDNQAMALKQYEALEKMLDDNFGQTPSIASLEAIEAQGMTRPDKFYTSSTGIETLRPESVDHLSAESRFYVERRADQVTNASLAAGEPVVLVFGPRQVGKTSLIARSSGRLRERGVKVVVTDFQTLGKTEIARAPAFYRTLIHSFATQLGLTYDPSWNEWVGPNSNLDQQIDNCLRQTDGRVCWAMDEVDRVFATDYADDFFGLVRSWHNRRLLEPEGPWKRMSILISYANEAHLFIKDINQSPFNVGTRVSLRDFTEDEVRELGAKYGAPVSHLSPYVFELTKGHPYLARKVFSFLHQGGSIDELRSNIAWEDGPFSDHLHRILAEATRDKDTEDEVRRLLQGEEFASKTTRLRLWSAGLVSLARDGRVEFRVPAYETLLRTTLL; encoded by the coding sequence ATGTGGCAGATACGAATGCTGGGGCGATTCGAAGTGTTATCGCCTGATGCAGTGCAAGCCTCGTTTCGTTCGCGAAAGGCTGCCGCATTGCTGGCTTTGCTGGCTCTGAACAAAGGACGAGAGATCGCGAACGCCACTCTGCGAGACCTGCTCTGGCCCGACTCGGATGGTGACCGTCAGGCTCAATGCTTGAGAAGAGCCATCGCCGACGTGAGAGATGCCATCGAAGTCGGAGTCGAGCGCGGAGCATACATGAGCACGGCGCTATCGAAGACGATACTCTCTACGAGCGCTTTCGAAACTGATGTGGAGAGATTCCTGTCGTTACTTGAAGGTGGCCATCCGGATCAAAGCGAGAACCTGCGCGCCACAGAAGCGATTGCTCTCTATGGCGGGCCACTCCTCTTGCCAATCGAAGCCGATTGGGTCTATCCATACCGCCGTCAACTTGAGGAAGTCTTCTGCAAGACTGTTGAGAGTTTGTGTTTGAGTCTGGCTGGCAGTGGACAAGGCGTCGAAGCCGTCCGCATTGCTAACGCGGCCATCGTCTTGGCACCCCAACGTGAGGAGGTGTTTCGAGCTTCTATCCGAAGCTATGCCGCTATTGATAACCAGGCCATGGCCCTGAAGCAATATGAGGCTCTGGAGAAGATGCTGGACGACAACTTCGGACAGACGCCATCGATTGCTTCGCTGGAGGCCATCGAGGCCCAAGGGATGACTAGACCGGATAAGTTCTACACGTCATCTACTGGTATCGAGACATTGCGCCCCGAGTCAGTCGATCACCTATCGGCGGAATCGCGGTTCTATGTGGAACGAAGAGCAGACCAAGTCACAAATGCCTCCCTGGCTGCGGGAGAGCCCGTGGTGTTGGTTTTTGGTCCACGCCAAGTCGGCAAGACCTCGCTTATTGCGAGATCTTCCGGACGGCTCCGCGAGAGGGGCGTGAAAGTTGTCGTCACAGACTTTCAAACGCTCGGCAAGACGGAAATTGCCCGGGCTCCAGCCTTCTATCGAACGCTTATCCACTCGTTTGCGACTCAACTGGGATTGACCTATGATCCTTCTTGGAACGAATGGGTCGGGCCAAACTCGAACTTGGATCAGCAGATTGACAATTGCCTGCGTCAAACGGATGGACGCGTGTGCTGGGCCATGGACGAAGTGGACCGCGTTTTTGCGACGGACTACGCTGACGATTTCTTCGGCCTCGTAAGGAGCTGGCACAACCGGCGCTTGCTGGAGCCCGAGGGACCTTGGAAACGAATGTCAATACTGATCAGCTACGCCAACGAGGCCCACTTGTTCATCAAAGACATCAATCAATCGCCATTCAATGTGGGAACAAGGGTCAGCTTGCGCGATTTCACTGAAGACGAGGTCAGAGAACTTGGCGCCAAGTACGGGGCACCTGTCAGCCATCTCTCACCCTATGTTTTTGAGCTCACTAAGGGCCATCCTTATCTTGCTCGCAAGGTGTTTTCGTTCCTGCACCAAGGTGGATCGATTGATGAGCTTCGCAGCAACATAGCTTGGGAGGATGGACCCTTTAGCGACCACCTCCACAGAATCCTAGCCGAGGCAACGCGAGACAAGGACACCGAGGACGAGGTGAGAAGGCTACTTCAAGGAGAGGAGTTCGCTTCGAAGACAACTCGGTTGCGACTCTGGTCGGCTGGCCTCGTATCGCTGGCAAGAGATGGACGCGTGGAATTCCGAGTTCCAGCATACGAGACGCTACTTCGAACCACGCTTCTGTGA